The Salvia miltiorrhiza cultivar Shanhuang (shh) chromosome 2, IMPLAD_Smil_shh, whole genome shotgun sequence DNA window catatcatactttaaatttacatatttttttcttctaaaatcttcaatcccacatcaactttttataaacttcatcaaatgaatatttatataaaaatgtatttctattatcacaacttacatttaattggcgaaagtgattaagattaatattatttcaaatattgtattactaatttgatttgatcatatcaaattaattaaagaaataatttttatataaactatttcatatgctatagtaataaaaataacataaaataattataaatgatgacataaaataattcccgtcgaatttcgacaggTTAGACGCTAGTATATTGATTTATAGCTCTAAAAAATAAGTCGTTCAGCGAGTTTCTTATAATTATTTGCACCATAGAATTTATCTGTTTGGCTTCCATGTAGGAATATGGTGAATATATGTATGTCtatctttcttattttattatgtttcaAAAATGTTCGTTGTGTGATAACAACATGGAGTATATTAGAAATGGTTGTGTGCAGGCGCATTGTTTATGTTGCTAAACTGATGTCCTGTGTattttaatactctctccgtcccatgaagcgtgacccatttcttttcggcacggaaattaagaaattggtattttgtatgttaagtgtggtaggtgaaaaagtaaaaaggtaaataaatgataaattttttgtcatttttagaaacaggtcaagcttcgtgggacaacccaaaaaggaaagtgggtcacgcttcgcgggacggagggagtatcaagcAATATCTTTtaagttaaaaaatttattCTGGTATCCTACAGACATTTTAGAATTTAATAGTGTAAGAAAATGATTTCAGATGTCGTAAAAAGAGAGGAGGGGAAGCTATCATTACTTTGCAAAGGTGTTTGACATATTAGTTTTCTCTTTGCTTACTACTAAATCTTAAAAGCCGAAATTGTTATTTTAGTCAGTaaattatactctcttcgtctcaATATAATCACTCACAAGAGTTGTGTACGGATGCTAAGAAACACcaaatagtttataataaattataagagagagaaatatagactttttttaaaataaaaagatagataattatgtgtgagtcgtaataatatctatataatatataaaaagacagtttaacggctattttttcccatcaaattttaaaaataatttttttttaactgctTCCTATTTTTCAGCAAGTATGCAAAAATTGCGTTCCACTCATTTTTCTTTATActccacctttttcttttatgttttgatttattttattttctacatCTTTCTaatcttttgattttatttaattagctttactttaattttattttcaattttaatttcttttgttcATAGCAAATATATGACATCaatttatatctatatttatataatatacaaCTAGATAATTTTTTCGGATACTTTTTAGTGtaactttttttaaataatttttttaatactccAGAATAcctatttttttcacaattcacaCTCAATCCTGCATGTTTTTTTTCCATTTCTCTTTTTTCGTTTCaattgtaatttaatttgattaatgttaaatatttaatatacatatcaaattaaagattatgaaaatagctttaatttgatataaaaaaatggctttttccctccatttattccctctttttttttctctcttctcccaccattttttcactatttttttatattttaatcctcttctaaacattatcacattattttattttttaaaaaatatgctcattttaaatttaatatagtataaaaatcatgaaaaatgaaGTTAAAACGATTaagttatgaaataaattaaaagttaaaatatttatatatgtttgtgtatgaaaatacttatttatttattatgacgcatATACTACTTGATGATAATAATGCCTAaggctaatttttattattgattttttttatttaataactttaattatcattacgctttatacaaagttgaaaatttatatttttaaatttaggattttattaaataattgacGGGCGTGGAttgttttagtttatttatattaaaatatattttatctttatatattttaattttatttaatatttatatttatttatttaaatatattgtttagtttcaatgttcgtcgtgcatcgcacgaatgataATACTAGTTTGgtataaataatgagttatctgagaatatttattattttatttttttcattttagaaagtGACGTATGAAAATAGACGTCATAATAAGAAAATGTGTCTTGTTAAATTGGGACGAAAGAACTAGTCTACttttggtttgttttatgcAGTTGTTTCTCTTTACACAAGTTTTAGTTATCAGTTCATAAAGACTTTAGTTGATTGGAAGCAAGTacgaaattaataaattatagcaaataaaatttatttaattttgatgttcgCCACGGGCTGCACTCTCATTTTGTGAATCTCCCCACCACAAAACATTCTGTCCATTTGATTAGAAATTACACAGCCGTAATGAAACAACATTATGCTATACAAACAAGATTCGAATGTTAATCTAAAAGCCCAAATAATTTTGTTACACATCCACCATGTTCTATGCATCTACTACACATTTATTAACATTCAAAGATTATTGCTATATTTACTAAACACTAACAACAATATATCTGCTACGAATCACCTCTGCGCCTAACGCTTCCAGAATCTGAATCTCGCGGGGCAAACATCTCCCAAGATACCATCAATGCCGGCATCATTAAGCAGATCAAAATCCCCCTTGTAATCACGATCCACgctgtttataaataaataaacaaagaaATTGTAGTGAGAGCGCCCCCAGCCTAGTAAAGCCGAAAGCAAACGAAAAGAGTGTAAGTGGGTCAGGACTTTGGAAGCTTGTTGCAGTTTGCTGGCGCCCATCCCACTTGCTGCCTCTCGTTGTCGTAGATCACCAGTTTGTCCTGCAGAAAAATGTCTGCACATCCAAGGTTTTCACATATCAGATTTGCAAGAAACAGATTTAACTGAATAGGGGCTGTTATGTGTCAAGAATTCCTACCTCCGATCACGTTCATATCTTCTAACCCGACCTCTCCACCGTTCAGAATGCCTAAGCAGACACTCCCTTGTTCCTGTATCAAGAAATGGTAAGTTTCGCTTCCAAGAAACTCGTTGTTACTGCTTAGAAAGTAAGGTGAGTCGAGCTACTCACTGTAACGACAAGGTAAGATTCCGGAGGCAGCTGAAGCTGAACATTTTTGGCATTTGTGAAGCTCAGAGCCAAAGGCTTGAAGTAGTTAGCAGCATCAAGAATCGATTTGAAGGGTTTAGCACCTTTCCAACAGATGGGAAGGCTTTCATCCTCAGCTGCATCTGTCAGTTGCTTCTCGTTTAAGCTGCCTTTTATCTGgaaaattttaactttgttaGACCACATAGGCAGGGTACCAGAACTTAAAATGAACTGAACTCACCAAAGAAACCAGAGCGTTGTATGCTTGAGAGCTGAAGTAAGTATAAGTGCTTCCACTATCGAAAACTATGGGAAGGCCCTTAATATTAGTAGCTTGGCCACCAATCTGGAGGTTCGCGGGTCCTAAAGAGTAGTATTTCCTGAATAACGAAGAGAGGATAGTAAGCAATCGGCATATCTATTAGCTTGCATCTTTATATATAATGAAACTTACGATTTGCTCAATAATGGTGTCCAAACGATCCCTGAATCAGGGAGAAAATCATCTCCAAAGAAGAGAAACCCTCCACCTTGTCGGCTCAGACAGTGACCAATGACATTTCGTATCAAACCCATGTTCCGTAGCTGAGCTAAGATGCTCGATTTGCCAATGCCTAGTCCGAGGACTCCATCAGTGTAAGGTAGATGGGCAGTGTCTTGAACTTCTTGGTTGTATCCACATCTAGATACATTCAAGAAGATATAAGTAGTTGTATTAGACAGCTGTCTAATGCGATAAAAACAATCGACTTACCCAAAAAATATCTTATGCTATATCAATAATATTCCCAATAATACCTATACTTACAAATTTTTATCCTAATCTAACCTCTCTAATTTTCACTAACATCAGAAAATAAAGCAAAAGGATAGTTCCTCACCCAAATGCCAGCTTTGGAGCAACAATGGTACCATTGGTAAATCTTAGAGGAAACGAGTCCTTAACCATCACGCCCAAAGATGAACCATGGTCGGCATAATCAACCTCGTAATCACACTGCTCCTCCGGTGATTGACATTTCGGGTTCCCTGGGCCATTAAGCGAGACACACACAGGGTCGAGGCATGTGATAAGGTTTCTTTTGGGTTTGTAAAGACTGTGAGGAGCCTGAGAAATTTTCACCAAAGTTTAAAGCACCATTCATTGGGACATTGGAACTGTAAACAAACATCGAGCAAGAAGGTTACCGGGGTGCATTTCGTGCAAGGTGCATCACACTGAAGCCATGTAAGGTCACTGCCAGTATCGATATCAAGAAAGTATGGTTTGGGAGGCTGGCCCACATTCATTGTTACATGATAGTACCTATGTGACGAGGAATGGAAGGTCAACAATACAATCGAAATTATGAACTAGACTAGATGAACTACTTTAAAAATAAGATAGATGTTTTATCAACTGATGCAGATTCAATATCAAACTTAGATAATTTTAATCAAGAAATGTACTGATCATTGTCCAATAGTAATAATGATATCAATCAAAACATCCAAATACAGAAAAGAAGAGAGATTCCTGAAAAATATGCTTCTCTACAATAATAGGTTTCCAGCAACACATTCCACTTTTCCAAGGAAACACTTTACTACAAACTTTTCAAGCAAATTTGAGATCAGCAATGGGCAAATGAAAACACACTGATTCAATATATTAGACCTAATTCTTTTAgcacacaaaaatgaaaaataaaattcatcaaaataatcTCACAGTTttcaaaagtaaaaaaataaagccCCTTAAATTTCAGACCATCAGCATTTCTAGCATTTAACATCAACATTTTAAGAATTAAACATCAAATAACTGGGGATCAGATTCCCCCAATATCACAACCAAATACGAAAATTTCTCAATATTCCAAACAAAATGAAGAAAACGAAGTACCCTTTTGGATAAACATTTCCAGAGACAGGGAAAATCACGGAGGAGCGAAAGCTTCTGCCAGATTTGAAGATGCTTTTGCTGATTGTGTGAGGCTGGTATGCGGCAGCTGCAATCCATGTCAAAAGGAACAACACCAATGCTTTGAGGTACAACTCTCTATGCATGTTTAGATCGATGGCTGACGAATTCTGATCACTGGAAAAAAGCTCTCAAGTAAAAGGGATTCTCGAAAAGCAAAAAGGGGTTTCAGGATTCTCGGTagaggaaaaataaaaaatcaaagaaaaggaCTTTGATTTTTACGCGGACTGAAAAACACACTTCATTTAATACTCTCTTCTTACTCAACACTGTGAAATTTTTTGTGAGATAATTTAAAGAAATGAAATCAGTTGGAAGTTTCTGTGCGCAAGCTATGCAGTATCTCCATCTCCATAACTACATACAAAACTCATATATTGAATTTCTGCATCAGGATTTTGAGTGTTCTTGGAAATTTCCATTTGCACGCGGTACGCGAGACGGATGACGCGTTTGGACGATACTCATTATTCCATTTTCTAGACTAAAATGATCCTGATTTTATGACAAATTTGCTTCTCTTTTTACTGGACGGGGAGATTTTAAAAAATGCCAAGGGAAtgatttcttttttatatatataaattaaataagtaaataaagaaattcaaattcaagattttCAGGTCTTAAGTATTAATCTTCTGccactaaggggggtgtattcgttgtggatttccacagactttaaaaagtccatggattttaaattccatggaattcacatagattccagacgactttcaaagaattcgtggttggatttcaccccgattttcacagATTTTCGAAGAATTTGGGGGATAATTCttgaattgaaatccatgatgccaacgcaCGCTGAAacccagcaccgctggaaacccagcgagcgctgggaccAAATAAATGCTATATAAAGGGCCAGCGAGCGCTGGTGCCCTAGTTTCATTCCTCTCCTCTCCAGCGCCGCTCCAGAACCTCCCCCCCAAAAAATCACCTTCAACTACAATTTTTCCATACCACTACCCTCTAAAATCACCTTCAACGATATAATGGTCCGAACGAAGAACGTAAACGTCGGTAGAGGGGAGCTTACTTTGAGCCAAAGGTATGAATGTCCATTTGAATTGCAAAGCGAATTAGAGGGagaaatatttaagaaatttaACGAGAACTATATTACTCCTCCGCATTACTTTGATTGGGAGTTGATTACTGATTTGAATCTTGAGGAGCAAGTTGAGTTGTATTTGCAAAATCTAGGGATGAAAGAATATGctaaaaatattgatttttcTGGGTATGATCCTTTATGTTATGAGTTCATGACTACTGTGGAAATGGCTGGTGATATGAAATGGATTAAATATGAGCGAGAGTATCGCATTAGTTTGGCTAGAATGAAAGCTGTTTTTGGTTTCAGTATTGGTGGATTATCTGATAAAACTCGGGGATGGAATGTTAATCAAGCGTGGAATCGATTGACTGACTGTGATAATTGGGATAGTTCGGGTATGCCTAGTGGGTACATTAAGGATCCGGCATTGGCTATTGTTCATAAATTTCTTGCATATAATGTGTCTGGAAAGGAGCAGGCGAATAAGGTTAATCCAGTTGAGGTATTTTTGCTGGAGTGTGCTTTAGATGGCACAAAAGTGTGCATCTCAAAGTTTATTTGGGCTGCTATGATTCGGGCGAAGAAGCGCCCTACTGCCCATGCTTCTTTCGCTGCTATTATCACTGGTTTGGCACACAAGAATGGAGTTCTTGCTGCGACAGAAGGGCCTATCCATGGTCAGGATGAGCTGGATGCGGAGTACATTGATTATAATGAGCTCAGAGCAGCTCAATTGATTTCTGACCAATACACGTTGGTTCCTCATGCGAAGAGGACTTGTGTAGTTAACTACATACACTCCGAGATTGCAGCAGGCCGTCGTCCCTGCATTGATCCTGGTGCTGGTCCATTTGGGACCGCCGGTGATGATAAAGAAGAGGAGAACAAAGAAGAAGCTGAAGAGGAAGCCGAAGAGGCAGAGGAAGAAGACGAGGGGAATGGAGAGCGAGCAGCTGGTGGTTCAATGTCGAGAGACTACCATCAGCAGGTTCAGAATGATCTCACATCATTCCGTGCACACTTTGATTCATCCATGGGAGCATTCCGAGCTCATTTTGACTCATCGATGACATCAATGAGGAATGATATGAATGCTCGCTTTGATGCACAAGACCAGCAGATTGCCGAGCTGCAGCGCCAGTGGGATTCTTGGAGACCACGTTTCTGAGTTTTTATATTAATGTTGACATTGTTTTATGagtttggataattttatcttttgaacAATGATTAATGTTTGTTTTCATGAATTATGTTTGCATTTGATTCATGAGTTTCATGTTTTCATTACATTTTAATCATGTCAAAGAATTTTTATgatcataataaaaaaaaattcacacaaATTATTAACATAAGCAacccaaaaaaatatgaattccaCGGAATTGAGCATAAATCAGGGGGTATTTGTGTGGGATTTGATTAAAATCCACAGAATTCGAGCATTCTGAATTAggggtccagcggccgctggaaggCAGAACACGCTGGGaactagggctgtaaacgagccaagctattcgtgagctattcgacgttcgactcgataaaagctcgttcgataatttaatgaacagctcgtttagctaaacaagccaagcttgagcatgacgatgctcggctcgttagctcgtgaacaagctcgtgaagtgatttatcttaaaaccataagattattcattaaatgtcttactatattttatactatatgtaataatatttggattaagtatctaattaacatcatttatttacaagaaaatagtaaatatattatatttttgtgaataaaataacttatatatttgaaaattaacttatgtattaggaaaataattaaagttttaaataaaaatttaaatttaaaaagctcgattaggctcgacACTGTATTCGGctcgattaaagctcgatcgataattaatcaaacagctcgattagctaaatgagccaagcttgaacaagacactattcggctcggctcggctcggctcgattacacccctactgGGAACCCAGCGAGCGGTGGGAACCCAGCGTGTGCTGCCTTCCAGCGGACGCTGGACACCTATTTCAGAATGCTCCAATTCTCGGATTTTAATCAAATCCCAAACAAATACCCCCTGATTCATGCTCAATTCTGTGGAATTCATCAAATACCCAACTAATACACCCCTAATTATATAATTCATGctcaataaaataaatcaatatccattaaaaaaaaaacaaaataacgTCAACATCCATAAAAATTCCAAATTGAAAAAACAAGCGTTAATTCAACGACATCCATCAAAACACCTCCCTAACTATTATCTTCGGTCTCCGCCTGTGTGTCTTGATCGGTTTCAGTTATTTGTCTATTTTCCCACATAGCATTAGCAATACTTGTTCTCCATGCATTAGCTTCATTCCTCTGAGACAGCTGGCTTTGAGAAAGATAATCCAAAATGTCTGCATCGTTTTCAACATCTGCtgcaacatttccttcttcaactTCGACTGGAAATTCATCAGAACGACACTCCTTTCGGAGAAAGTTATGCAATCCAGCACAAGCCAAAACTAACTCTGCTTGTGTCTGAAAAGGGAACGGAGGAGCtgttttgaaaattgtgaaacGTGATTTGAAGATTCCAAAAATGCGTTCAATCACGTTTCGCAATGATGCGTGTCGAAGATTGAACAACTCATCTGCATTTCTTGGATTACGACCGTCACCACCGAAATCTTTGAGATGATATCGAACGCCACGTAACGGAGCCAAAAACTGACGACGATTAGCAAATCCACAATCTACTAGAAAATATTTACCTTGAGGCACGTGGAGTCCATTTGTTCTAGACAACGCATcacttaaaattttggaatCATGGGCTGAGCCTTCCCATCCACTAAGCACATAGATGAACTGCAAATCAAAGTTGCAAGCTGCCAAAACATTTTGCGAATTCACCCCATGACGGTTACGATAACAACTCACGTCTTTACCTATTATCGTGGCCGGGATATGAGTGCCATCTATAGCCCCGATACAATCCTAAAATAATAGGTGAATGTGttatacaaaaacaaaaaatatttaatataatacaaGAGCAGAAATATTATACCTTGAAGTAAGGATAAAATCTGGTACTTTTCCGAATTTTAGCGGGTATTGCGCCAGTCGGCTTAACCATCATGTCCGGTGCTATGGTGTTCAATGCTCTCAATATTTTGTTGAAGTTCTGACTAGTAGCAAAATGCGAACGACCAAACCTATTACGAACGTTACAATAACGATCGTTGTGCCCTACAATGATGAGGAATGTTGCCAACATTTCTTCAACAGTTGTATATCGTGTATCATCCACATGAGCTTTCTCCCTAATGATCTGGCATAATTTGATGAAGACGTCATGATACATTCTATACAACTGTCGAAACTGGCTCGGATCTCCATCCATAATTCTCGTAATAAAACGAAATCCTTCCCTAGTCTTTGGTCGTCGCATCAGAGCGTGTCAGCAGTCGGATGATGcgtcatcatcttccccaataGAGTGATAACTACCTTAGCTGCTTCCATCAGTTGCCTAGCATGAACATAAAGTTCAATCTCCATCTCTGTTTCGATTTCATCCTCAAGTTCTTCATCTATGTCTTCTTCAATTGCAATGTTAATTTTATCTTCATAATTCATGCTGCCATTTAAAACAATGaaacaataattgaaataagaataaaagggACTTTCTATCAAAAAATAGCCTTTaaaaaatactcataaaaaaCCATTCATTAATCAacaaaataaagtattaaaacataaaaccaACAAAACAATGTACTCATAAAACATAGTTCAAAAAACATGACTAAACTATCATCTATTTCCTAGTCTTGAATTCTATCCATCTTTTGCGTTGAGGAACAGTCATTTTCATAAATCCATCTTTTTGTGACTTTGTAACAAGCAAGTCAAATGCCGTGTAGCGGTCCTCTTCACTCAAATCAGGAATTTCTTCAATAGCATCCCAAGTTGTAaaacttttttccttttctcttttctccATCATAGTATCTCGTTTCACGAAGAGGCTTTCAACTCGATCCATTGTGCTAGTgacttttttaatttctaccATGAGCTCCTGATGCGAACTATTTTCAGTGTGGCCTGAATTTGTCTCAAACTGGCCTCTGCTTCTTTTGGCGGGAGCTCTTCTCTGAGTGGACTCTACAGGCACTTCAGTGGGCTCCAAAGGTGATTTGGAGGCGGATAACGGTGGATCATCTTCAGCCAGTACTACAAACGCCTCAGTAGCAGTATCGTAATTCAACTCTTCTATGAGCGGACCTCTACTTTCATCAACTCCTATTGTCCTAGCATCGGTAGCACTGCCCACTCCAATTGCGTTTCTTCCTACAGCTACACCGTTTCCAACAGCAAGCCTCAATTCATCATAATCCGAAAAACTCCCAGTGCGTAAGTATGCATCTTTTGGGTGAGcctaaaaacataaataagaaaattattaattaactatattatttaaattaaattgtgtttaaaaaataattgataacaAATTTACCTCTATATACGCATCCCATACTTCATCTGGGGCCGTGAATTTTTTGGTGTCGTTGTCATAACCAAAACCAGAGTTAAACTTCAACAGTGTTGAATACGCATTCCAACGGCTCTTAAACCATTTGATACGACTTTGGtagtgattataatttttattggaCCTAAGTTTTTCATTGAGAACAGGCAATATCATTTCCTCTACTGTTGCTTTGCTAAATATACCACTATTATCGCGCCATCCCTTAATTGCAGATTCAGCCAGAATTCGTAACAAGGCATCACTTTGTTTCTGCGTCCATGCTTCATACACTGCCCTTTTTTTGGAATCTTGTGGTTGAGAGTCTcccataataatattactaAACTCCGAACAGTACTatatgaatgaataaaaataaaaaacatcaacaaaaaactaaaatcaacTCACATGCAATAGAAACACAGCATACAGTTGCTAACAATTTATGAAGATACAAGATTCATgctatagaaaaattgcataattaaaatattatgaagatataaaatttaagaaaaaaataccTGGCTAAAAGCTAAAGTAGAACCCTGAACTTGTCTTCTGTTTTGAAGGGGTGGTAGGCGTCCGAATGTGAGAGTTTTGAAGGGGTGGTAGGCGTCTGAATGTGAAAGGCTAAAAAAATCGAAGAGGGATATTTAAAGGCGTTGCTGGGCTGGGCTGCCTGGGCCCAACGAccgctgggaacccagcgcatgctcaaacccagcgagcgctggccTTCTCAACGTATGCTGAGTTCaggcgctcgctggcttcttagccgcgggcgctggaactcagtgCACGCTCAAAAttccatggatttcaattctcgtggttcttggccggatttcgtcgtgtgtattttttggatgaaatccatgaaagtcattccgaatttgaagtcaatggaataacgaatacacctagatttgtatggattttaaaaagtctgaaacgaatacacccagatttatatgggcTTTTAAAAGTcgggaacgaatacacccagatttctgcagacttttaaaagtctggaacgaatacacccagacttttaaaatccatagaaatctattaaactccacaactaatacacccccctaaatcaACACACGCAAAGAAAAGGACTTTTTAATCGTATACGCaggaaaaaaaatagtattataTTTCCTTGGTTATTAAATGAGCATTCATTTGAGAAggatagattttaagaaattaacTGAATATGTAAATGAAATAAGAAATCCATTTTG harbors:
- the LOC131011862 gene encoding aspartic proteinase Asp1-like, producing MHRELYLKALVLFLLTWIAAAAYQPHTISKSIFKSGRSFRSSVIFPVSGNVYPKGYYHVTMNVGQPPKPYFLDIDTGSDLTWLQCDAPCTKCTPAPHSLYKPKRNLITCLDPVCVSLNGPGNPKCQSPEEQCDYEVDYADHGSSLGVMVKDSFPLRFTNGTIVAPKLAFGCGYNQEVQDTAHLPYTDGVLGLGIGKSSILAQLRNMGLIRNVIGHCLSRQGGGFLFFGDDFLPDSGIVWTPLLSKSKYYSLGPANLQIGGQATNIKGLPIVFDSGSTYTYFSSQAYNALVSLIKGSLNEKQLTDAAEDESLPICWKGAKPFKSILDAANYFKPLALSFTNAKNVQLQLPPESYLVVTEQGSVCLGILNGGEVGLEDMNVIGDIFLQDKLVIYDNERQQVGWAPANCNKLPNVDRDYKGDFDLLNDAGIDGILGDVCPARFRFWKR
- the LOC131009644 gene encoding uncharacterized protein LOC131009644, with amino-acid sequence MNYEDKINIAIEEDIDEELEDEIETEMEIELYVHARQLMEAAKIIREKAHVDDTRYTTVEEMLATFLIIVGHNDRYCNVRNRFGRSHFATSQNFNKILRALNTIAPDMMVKPTGAIPAKIRKSTRFYPYFKDCIGAIDGTHIPATIIGKDVSCYRNRHGVNSQNVLAACNFDLQFIYVLSGWEGSAHDSKILSDALSRTNGLHVPQGKYFLVDCGFANRRQFLAPLRGVRYHLKDFGGDGRNPRNADELFNLRHASLRNVIERIFGIFKSRFTIFKTAPPFPFQTQAELVLACAGLHNFLRKECRSDEFPVEVEEGNVAADVENDADILDYLSQSQLSQRNEANAWRTSIANAMWENRQITETDQDTQAETEDNS
- the LOC131009647 gene encoding uncharacterized protein At2g29880-like, with protein sequence MGDSQPQDSKKRAVYEAWTQKQSDALLRILAESAIKGWRDNSGIFSKATVEEMILPVLNEKLRSNKNYNHYQSRIKWFKSRWNAYSTLLKFNSGFGYDNDTKKFTAPDEVWDAYIEAHPKDAYLRTGSFSDYDELRLAVGNGVAVGRNAIGVGSATDARTIGVDESRGPLIEELNYDTATEAFVVLAEDDPPLSASKSPLEPTEVPVESTQRRAPAKRSRGQFETNSGHTENSSHQELMVEIKKVTSTMDRVESLFVKRDTMMEKREKEKSFTTWDAIEEIPDLSEEDRYTAFDLLVTKSQKDGFMKMTVPQRKRWIEFKTRK